From a single Lewinella sp. LCG006 genomic region:
- the radC gene encoding DNA repair protein RadC: MSVIPTFKHYSSSSLAITAWAEEDRPREKLLLKGRQQLSDAELVAILLGSGSRQESALGLAQRILQAVDNNLHTLSKQTCADLLKFPGIGEAKAVTIIAALELGRRRQLTPLSDRPQVRKSADAYHCLAPLIADLEHEECWMLCLNRANYIVHRIKISSGGRAGTVVDAKLVFGRALELKASSIILAHNHPSTNLQPSQADRQLTHKLFLAGKQLDLPLLDHLIISEKGYYSFADEGEMEE, encoded by the coding sequence ATGTCCGTTATTCCAACTTTTAAGCACTATTCCTCTTCTTCCTTAGCCATCACAGCATGGGCAGAAGAAGACCGCCCCCGAGAAAAGCTCCTCCTCAAAGGTCGCCAACAACTCAGCGATGCCGAATTGGTCGCCATCCTCTTAGGTTCAGGTAGCCGCCAGGAAAGCGCCCTGGGTCTGGCCCAGCGTATTCTCCAAGCCGTTGACAACAACCTCCATACCCTCAGCAAACAGACCTGTGCCGACCTGCTGAAGTTTCCCGGTATCGGAGAAGCCAAGGCCGTTACGATCATCGCTGCGCTAGAGCTCGGCCGCCGCCGCCAGCTCACCCCGCTGAGTGATCGCCCGCAGGTACGAAAAAGTGCCGATGCCTACCACTGCCTGGCCCCCTTGATCGCCGATCTCGAACACGAAGAATGCTGGATGCTCTGCCTCAATCGGGCCAACTACATCGTCCATCGTATCAAAATCAGCTCCGGTGGGCGCGCCGGTACCGTGGTAGATGCCAAGCTCGTCTTCGGGCGCGCGCTGGAGCTCAAAGCCTCGTCCATCATCCTGGCCCACAACCACCCCAGTACCAACCTCCAACCTAGCCAGGCCGATCGCCAGCTCACCCACAAGCTCTTCCTGGCCGGCAAGCAACTGGATCTCCCCTTACTGGATCACTTGATCATCAGTGAAAAAGGCTACTACAGCTTTGCTGATGAGGGGGAGATGGAGGAGTGA
- the rnpA gene encoding ribonuclease P protein component produces MNDFRFQRGERLKSRKELEGLFKPGSNALMQYPLRLVWRPMEEKRSDFPVQFTVSVSKRRFKHAVDRNRVKRLVREAYRLRKHELYETLPEGSPQLAWMIIFIGKEMPDYPKVEKAMRKLVAKFIKQYQLPPTNDLGG; encoded by the coding sequence ATGAATGATTTTCGTTTTCAACGCGGGGAGCGCTTAAAGAGCCGCAAGGAACTGGAAGGGCTTTTTAAGCCGGGGAGCAATGCACTGATGCAGTATCCGCTGCGTCTGGTATGGCGGCCTATGGAGGAGAAACGTAGCGATTTTCCGGTACAATTCACGGTGAGTGTTTCCAAGCGGCGGTTTAAACACGCCGTTGACCGCAACCGCGTAAAACGCTTGGTACGGGAAGCCTATCGTTTGCGTAAGCACGAGTTGTACGAGACCCTGCCTGAGGGAAGCCCCCAGCTGGCCTGGATGATCATTTTTATTGGTAAAGAAATGCCGGATTACCCCAAAGTAGAAAAGGCCATGCGCAAGTTGGTAGCTAAATTTATTAAACAATACCAACTGCCTCCAACCAACGACTTGGGCGGGTGA